A window from Salvia miltiorrhiza cultivar Shanhuang (shh) chromosome 2, IMPLAD_Smil_shh, whole genome shotgun sequence encodes these proteins:
- the LOC131011860 gene encoding protein CELLULOSE SYNTHASE INTERACTIVE 3 isoform X2, protein MSRIYNVGKKEKNPSTLWQKNQDSNGAAEAADTDDSDKAITRVAQLIEQLHSNASSYEKELTTTRLLGIARARKEGRALIGSHGQAMPLLVSILRNGSLLAKINVAATLSALCKEEDLRLKVLLGGCIPHLLSLLKSDATEARKAAAEALCEVSSGGLSDDHVGMKIFVTEGVVSSLWEALNAKYKQEKVVEGFITGALRNLCGDKNGTLMKTLDAGAVDVIVNLLHSDNIVAQSNAASLLARLVFAFTDTIPKIIDSGVIKVLLCLLSEQKDVSVRASAAEALEALSSKSEKAKQAISDSQGMQILIGGVVAPSKEGMQGEWGQALQQHSAFALANIFGGMSALIIHLAELSHSPRLAAPVPDILGSLAYILMIFKLSRDEEPFNSIKVESILVVLLKPRDNKLVQERILEAMASLYGNPHLSVGTNQSEAKRALVGLITMATGDAQEYLILSLIQLCTEEVSVWDALGKREGIQILISALGLSSEQNQEYAVEMLAILTEQVDDSKWAITAAGGIPPLVQLVEAGSQKAREVATNILSNLGSYSEDVRACVVSSGAISAFLWLLKHGGAKGQEAAANALIKLVRDADSAIINQLLALLYGDPPSSKVHVIKVLGHILGVAPCSDLVSQGGAANTGLRSLVKILKSSNEKTQEYAASVLTDLFSCRQDICDSLATDEVINPCIQLLTSKTEGIATQSARALGALSRPTKSTNKMSYIAERDVKPLIELAKTSSIDSAETAMAALANLLSDPHVAEEALAEDVVSAIIKVLEEGSLEGKKNASRALCQLLKHFPVGDVLTGSGQCRFAVLALVESLNAMDTSSNDAADVLEVVSLLSQMKQVRNSSYSPWYALSEAPSSLEPLVRCLCEGPVKMQDKAIEILSRLSGDQPIRLGDLLVSYSRSIGALANRVVKSRSLEVTVGGTALLICAAKVNKTRSLDVLDRSGCMKSLIYALVDMVKQNSSPYSPDLEIKTPRAYRDRSAFRDGDEFYVPDPATVLGGTVALWLLCLVSSSHSENKITVMEAGGLEVLHDKIARHTNDDLADFEDSEGTWISTALAAVLFQDYKVVSSPMMMHFVHSLAVLLKSDEVIDRFFAAQAMASIVCHRDKGINLAIANSGAVAGLVTLIGHLESEMPNLIALSEEFSLARNPDLVVLDTLFQIDDVRSGSVARKTIPLLVDLLKPIPDRPGAPASAVRLLIQIADGNDTNKQLMAEAGILDALTKYLSLSPQDLVEATISELLRILFTNHDLIRYEAAISCMNQLIAVLHLGSRNARLSAARALSELFYADNIRDSESSTQAIQPLAAMLDAHSECEQEAALCALIKLTSDSNTKASMLAEVEGNLVHSLCRILVSASSLKLKCDAAELCRVLFGNSRFKEIRFASECLEPLILLMQSNSEKAVEAGVCAFERLLDDERLLEIKSRHDFISMLVALVSGSNYRLIEASIGALIKLGKDRTPRKLDMVNAGIIDKCLELLPTAPSSLCALIAELFRILTNSSAISKSSVAAKIVEPLFMVLLRKDFGLWGHHSALQALVNILEKPHSLSTLKLTPSQVIEPLTSFLESPSQAIQQLGAELLSHLLAQEHFKQDITTRSAIVPLVHLVGLGIFNIQKTAIKALESISLSWPKAVYDAGGVVELSKVIVQNNPLPPVDLWESAALVISNLLRSDSAYYLHIPAEALVKMLYSTADNTIKTALNALIVQEKTEASSAELMAEAGAIDALLDLLRSHRCEESAARLLEALFNNTRIRETKASKYAIAPLSQYLLDPQTKSQTGKLLAALALGDLSQHEGLARASVSVSACRALVSLLQDQPTEEMKMVSVCALQNFVVRSRSNRRAVAEAGGVLVIQELVMSPDPELVGQASLLIKFLFSNHTLQEYVSTELIRSLTAALERELWSAATVNEEVLRTILVIFSNFQKLHISEAATLCISHLVTALRAGSENAQDITLTTLCLLKHSWSTMPLDVSKSQAMVAAEAIPILQKLMKSCPPSFQERVESLLSSLPGCLTVTINRANNLRQVLGGTNAFCRLTIGHGPPRRTKVVNHNTSPEWKEAFTWAFDVPPKGQKLHIVCRNKKYSW, encoded by the exons ATGTCGAGGATATATAATGTTGGAAAGAAGGAGAAAAACCCTTCAACTCTGTGGCAAAAGAATCA GGATTCAAATGGAGCTGCTGAAGCTGCTGATACAGATGATTCAGATAAGGCGATCACGAGAGTTGCTCAATTAATTGAACAACTACATTCTAACGCATCCTCATATGAGAAGGAGCTCACTACAACTCGTTTGCTAGGTATAGCCAGAGCAAGAAAGGAAGGAAGAGCTCTTATTGGATCTCATGGTCAGGCAATGCCTCTGCTTGTATCTATTCTTCGAAATGGTAGTCTGCTGGCAAAAATAAATGTTGCTGCGACATTGAGTGCCCTGTGTAAAGAAGAGGATCTAAGATTAAAGGTGCTTCTAGGTGGATGTATTCCCCATTTACTCTCACTTTTGAAGTCTGATGCAACAGAAGCTAGGAAAGCAGCTGCAGAGGCATTATGTGAAGTATCTTCAGGTGGACTTTCAGATGATCATGTGGGCATGAAGATATTTGTTACAGAGGGTGTGGTGTCATCCTTATGGGAGGCGTTGAATGCAAAATATAAGCAGGAAAAAGTGGTGGAGGGATTTATTACAGGGGCACTGAGAAATCTTTGTGGGGATAAAAATGGGACCTTGATGAAAACTCTTGATGCTGGTGCAGTAGATGTAATTGTCAACCTTCTACATTCTGATAATATTGTTGCTCAGTCCAATGCTGCTTCTCTCCTAGCACGCCTGGTGTTCGCTTTCACAGATACTATTCCGAAGATAATTGATTCTGGGGTAATCAAAGTTTTGCTCTGTCTTTTAAGTGAACAAAAAGATGTTTCTGTAAGAGCCAGTGCTGCTGAAGCATTAGAAGCACTTTCTTCGAAATCAGAGAAAGCTAAGCAAGCTATTAGTGATTCCCAAGGTATGCAAATACTAATTGGAGGTGTAGTTGCTCCTTCCAAAGAAGGTATGCAAGGAGAGTGGGGGCAGGCTCTTCAGCAGCACTCAGCGTTTGCTTTAGCAAATATCTTTGGGGGTATGTCGGCATTAATAATTCATCTTGCAGAACTTTCTCATTCACCAAGGTTAGCAGCTCCAGTTCCCGATATCCTAGGCTCACTTGCTTACATTTTAATGATTTTCAAGCTGAGCCGTGATGAAGAACCATTTAATTCAATCAAGGTCGAAAGTATTTTAGTAGTGCTTTTAAAGCCTAGAGATAATAAACTTGTACAGGAACGAATCCTTGAGGCAATGGCTAGCCTATATGGCAATCCTCATCTTTCAGTTGGTACCAATCAGTCAGAAGCTAAAAGGGCGCTAGTTGGGCTCATAACTATGGCTACTGGTGATGCTCaagaatatttaattttgtcgCTAATTCAGTTATGCACTGAAGAGGTAAGTGTGTGGGACGCCTTGGGAAAGAGAGAAGGAATTCAAATACTGATTTCAGCATTGGGTTTGTCCAGTGAACAGAACCAAGAGTATGCAGTTGAAATGCTTGCAATCCTGACTGAACAAGTGGATGACAGCAAGTGGGCAATCACAGCAGCTGGTGGGATTCCACCACTTGTGCAGTTAGTAGAAGCTGGGTCCCAAAAGGCAAGAGAAGTTGCAACTAATATTTTGTCCAACTTGGGCAGTTATAGTGAAGATGTTCGAGCTTGTGTTGTAAGTTCTGGAGCCATCTCCGCTTTTTTGTGGCTTCTAAAGCATGGTGGAGCAAAGGGGCAAGAAGCTGCGGCTAATGCCCTAATAAAGCTTGTTCGGGATGCTGATTCAGCCATAATTAACCAATTGTTGGCTTTGCTCTATGGGGACCCTCCAAGCTCCAAGGTCCATGTCATCAAAGTTTTAGGACATATACTTGGTGTAGCACCATGCAGTGATCTCGTGAGTCAGGGTGGTGCTGCTAACACAGGTTTGAGGTCACTCGTCAAGATTCTCAAATCATCAAATGAGAAGACTCAGGAATATGCAGCATCTGTTTTGACAGATTTATTCAGCTGTCGGCAAGACATATGTGATAGCCTTGCAACAGATGAAGTTATTAATCCATGTATACAACTTTTAACTAGCAAAACTGAAGGAATTGCAACTCAGTCAGCTCGAGCGTTGGGCGCTTTATCTCGTCCTACCAAGTCTACAAATAAGATGTCTTATATTGCTGAACGTGATGTGAAGCCATTAATCGAGTTAGCCAAAACATCATCAATTGATTCTGCAGAAACGGCAATGGCCGCTTTAGCTAATCTGTTATCAGATCCTCACGTAGCTGAAGAAGCACTGGCTGAGGATGTTGTTTCAGCTATAATTAAAGTCTTAGAAGAAGGATCATTAGAGGGTAAGAAGAATGCTTCAAGAGCTCTTTGCCAATTATTGAAGCATTTTCCAGTAGGTGATGTACTTACTGGGAGTGGCCAATGCCGGTTTGCTGTTCTTGCTCTTGTTGAATCCTTAAATGCAATGGATACGAGTAGCAATGATGCTGCCGATGTGTTGGAGGTTGTTTCACTATTGTCTCAGATGAAGCAGGTCCGCAACTCAAGTTACTCACCATGGTACGCCCTTTCTGAAGCTCCATCAAGCTTAGAGCCTCTGGTCCGTTGCTTGTGTGAGGGGCCGGTCAAAATGCAAGATAAAGCAATAGAAATTTTGTCTAGACTTTCTGGGGATCAACCAATTAGGCTAGGCGATTTATTGGTTTCATATTCCAGATCAATTGGTGCATTAGCCAATAGAGTAGTGAAATCGAGAAGCCTAGAAGTGACAGTTGGAGGAACAGCACTGCTAATATGTGCTGCCAAGGTAAATAAAACTCGATCGCTGGATGTACTTGATAGATCTGGATGTATGAAATCTCTAATTTATGCATTAGTAGATATGGTCAAGCAGAATTCTTCTCCTTATTCTCCTGATCTTGAAATTAAAACTCCAAGAGCCTACAGAGATAGATCAGCTTTTCGAGATGGAGATGAATTTTATGTGCCTGATCCTGCAACTGTCTTGGGAGGTACTGTCGCCTTGTGGTTGCTCTGCTTAGTTTCTTCATCTCATTCAGAGAACAAAATTACTGTGATGGAAGCTGGGGGACTAGAAGTCCTACATGACAAGATTGCAAGACACACTAATGATGACCTG GCAGATTTTGAGGACTCAGAGGGAACATGGATCAGCACTGCTCTTGCAGCTGTACTATTCCAGGATTATAAAGTTGTCTCTTCGCCGATGATGATGCATTTTGTGCACTCACTTGCTGTCCTCTTGAAGTCAGACGAAGTGATTGACAGGTTCTTTGCTGCTCAGGCAATGGCTAGTATTGTTTGCCATCGGGACAAAGGAATAAACCTTGCCATAGCAAACTCAGGTGCAGTAGCTGGGTTAGTAACCCTAATTGGGCACTTGGAATCAGAAATGCCGAATCTGATAGCCTTATCTGAAGAATTTTCTCTGGCAAGGAATCCTGATCTGGTGGTTCTAGATACTCTATTCCAAATTGATGATGTCAGATCAGGTTCTGTTGCTCGGAAGACCATCCCCTTGCTTGTTGACTTATTGAAACCCATCCCAGATAGACCTGGAGCCCCTGCATCTGCTGTTCGCCTTTTAATTCAGATTGCAGATGGAAATGATACTAATAAACAACTCATGGCTGAAGCTGGGATCCTGGATGCTCTGACTAAATACCTATCTTTGAGCCCTCAAGACTTAGTAGAGGCAACTATATCTGAGTTGTTAAGGATATTGTTTACCAATCACGATCTTATTCGATACGAAGCAGCAATTAGTTGCATGAATCAACTCATTGCTGTTCTCCATTTGGGATCAAGAAATGCTAGATTGAGTGCTGCTAGAGCTTTGAGCGAACTCTTTTATGCTGATAATATAAGAGATTCTGAATCATCAACACAAGCAATTCAGCCTTTGGCTGCCATGCTTGATGCTCATTCTGAATGTGAACAAGAGGCTGCTTTATGTGCTTTAATTAAGTTGACTTCAGATAGCAACACAAAGGCATCTATGCTGGCTGAAGTTGAAGGCAATCTTGTTCATAGTCTTTGCAGGATCCTTGTATCTGCTTCTTCTTTAAAATTGAAATGTGACGCTGCAGAATTATGCCGTGTGCTTTTTGGTAATTCAAGATTCAAAGAAATTCGATTTGCTTCTGAATGCTTGGAACCCTTGATATTGCTGATGCAGTCTAATAGTGAAAAGGCAGTGGAAGCTGGTGTTTGTGCTTTTGAGAGATTATTGGATGATGAACGACTATTGGAAATTAAATCGAGACATGATTTTATAAGTATGCTTGTTGCTCTAGTCTCTGGGTCAAATTATCGGCTTATTGAAGCAAGCATCGGTGCACTTATTAAATTGGGCAAAGACAGAACTCCACGCAAGTTGGATATGGTCAATGCTGGAATCATAGATAAATGCCTTGAGTTACTCCCTACTGCTCCAAGTTCATTGTGTGCACTGATTGCAGAACTCTTCCGCATCTTGACAAACAGTAGTGCCATTTCAAAAAGCTCGGTAGCTGCAAAAATCGTGGAACCTCTGTTTATGGTGCTCCTTAGGAAAGATTTTGGACTGTGGGGACACCATAGTGCACTGCAAGCACTTGTTAACATTCTGGAGAAACCACATAGTCTTTCGACTTTGAAACTTACTCCTAGTCAAGTCATTGAACCTCTAACCTCATTTCTTGAATCCCCATCTCAAGCTATCCAGCAGCTTGGTGCAGAGTTGCTGTCTCATCTCCTTGCACAAGAACATTTTAAGCAAGATATAACCACAAGAAGTGCAATAGTTCCTCTTGTCCATCTTGTTGGACTTGGCATATTCAACATACAAAAAACTGCAATAAAGGCATTGGAGAGTATCTCTTTAAGTTGGCCAAAGGCAGTTTACGATGCAGGTGGTGTAGTTGAACTTTCCAAAGTCATCGTTCAAAATAACCCTTTACCCCCCGTGGATTTATGGGAATCTGCTGCCTTAGTTATCTCAAACCTTCTACGGTCTGATTCTGCATACTATCTTCACATTCCAGCTGAAGCACTTGTGAAAATGTTGTACTCAACTGCAGATAACACAATTAAGACTGCATTAAACGCTCTCATTGTTCAAGAGAAGACAGAGGCCTCGAGTGCCGAATTGATGGCTGAAGCCGGTGCTATAGATGCATTGTTGGACTTACTAAGGTCACACCGATGTGAAGAATCAGCAGCAAGGCTACTAGAAGCATTATTCAATAATACACGAATACGGGAAACAAAGGCTTCTAAATATGCGATCGCACCCCTATCTCAGTACTTGCTGGACCCTCAAACAAAATCACAAACTGGTAAACTCCTCGCAGCTCTTGCACTTGGTGATCTCTCCCAACATGAAGGGCTTGCTAGAGCTAGTGTTTCTGTCTCGGCATGTCGGGCACTAGTAAGCCTTCTTCAAGATCAGCCAACTGAGGAAATGAAAATGGTGTCAGTTTGTGCATTACAAAACTTTGTTGTGCGCAGTAGATCCAATAGAAGAGCAGTTGCTGAAGCTGGTGGTGTTTTGGTGATTCAAGAACTGGTGATGTCCCCAGATCCAGAACTTGTTGGACAAGCCTCATTGCTCATCAAATTTCTCTTTTCAAACCACACCCTTCAAGAATATGTGTCAACCGAACTGATAAGGTCGTTGACAG CTGCTTTGGAGAGAGAATTATGGTCCGCAGCCACTGTCAATGAAGAGGTGTTGAGGACAATActtgttatcttttcaaattttcaaaagcttcataTCTCTGAAGCTGCAACACTGTGTATATCCCATTTGGTCACAGCACTGAGGGCTGGGAGCGAGAATGCTCAGGATATAACGTTGACTACCTTGTGTTTGCTGAAACATTCATGGTCAACCATGCCACTAGATGTATCAAAATCCCAAGCTATGGTTGCAGCGGAAGCCATCCCTATTTTACAAAAGCTTATGAAAAGTTGTCCACCAAGTTTTCAGGAAAGAGTAGAAAGCTTATTGAGTAGCTTACCCGGTTGCTTAACAGTCACCATTAACCGAGCTAACAATTTGAGACAGGTTTTAGGAGGAACCAATGCTTTTTGCCGATTGACTATAGGTCATGGCCCTCCTAGGCGTACTAAG GTTGTGAACCATAACACCTCACCGGAATGGAAAGAAGCGTTTACGTGGGCCTTTGATGTGCCACCTAAGGGGCAAAAGTTGCACATTGTGTGCAGAAACAAAA AGTACTCTTGGTAA